One genomic window of Streptomonospora nanhaiensis includes the following:
- the malQ gene encoding 4-alpha-glucanotransferase, translating to MSDADLARLAEEYGVATTYEDWRGRRVPVAVDTLRHVLGSLGVDASGPRAALEAHWADQATRLLPPCVVTRAGRTPQIPLPDGSRCWVEKAGGGWAEPGPQLPLGVHTLHVEHGAVRQQAPLLVVPDRLPPVAEHGRVWGLMAQLYSVRSRASWGMGDLRDLAELADWSARDLGADFTIVNPLHATEPVTPVEPSPYLPVSRRYAGALSIRIEDIPEYAALEPTQRETIQRLARPLREHARTADLLDRDAIWEAKRTALGMLFAVPRPPAREAAFQAYLEREGASLVEFATWCALAEEHGRDYRAWPFELRDVRAHAVGTEALRRWPAVEFHRWLQWVLDEQLAAAQAGARAAGMSIGIVHDLAIGVQPGGADAWMFGDAIAPGVSVGAPPDEFNQQGQDWGQPPWHPVRLAELGYDPFRQVLGQVLRHAGGVRMDHIMGLFRLWWVPEGASPAEGTYVRYDHEGMVGSLLLAAQAHGAAVIGEDLGTVEPWVRDHLGERGVLGTSVLWFERRDDGSPRRPEEWRADCLATVATHDLPPVASYLSAEHVELRDRLGLLSRPAADERADAEAAVAAWRDRLVGLGLLDPGVDPLSEPATVVTALHAYLAQTPARLIGVALTDVVGDRRMQNQPGTSDAYPNWRIPLTSAEGEPVLLDELIADPRLAETARRVLRPLTDPAYRGPGASTDAEAGRGPGAGTGTEAGSAAGAGADSRSGEAEPGLRLSSELETGLEM from the coding sequence GTGAGTGATGCGGACCTGGCCCGGCTGGCCGAAGAGTACGGTGTCGCGACGACCTACGAGGACTGGCGCGGCCGCCGCGTGCCCGTCGCCGTCGACACGCTCCGCCACGTGCTGGGGTCCCTCGGCGTCGACGCGTCGGGGCCGCGCGCGGCCCTGGAGGCCCACTGGGCCGACCAGGCCACCCGGCTGCTGCCGCCCTGCGTGGTCACCCGCGCGGGGCGCACCCCCCAGATCCCGCTGCCCGACGGCTCCCGCTGCTGGGTCGAGAAAGCGGGCGGCGGCTGGGCCGAACCCGGCCCCCAGCTTCCGCTGGGAGTCCACACCCTGCACGTCGAGCACGGTGCCGTGCGCCAGCAGGCGCCCCTGCTGGTGGTGCCCGACCGCCTGCCGCCCGTGGCCGAGCACGGCCGCGTCTGGGGGCTGATGGCGCAGCTCTACTCGGTGCGCTCCCGCGCCTCGTGGGGCATGGGCGACCTGCGCGACCTCGCCGAACTCGCCGACTGGAGCGCGCGCGACCTCGGCGCGGACTTCACCATCGTCAACCCGCTGCACGCCACCGAGCCCGTCACGCCCGTCGAGCCCTCGCCCTACCTGCCGGTGAGCCGCCGCTACGCCGGGGCCCTGTCCATCCGCATCGAGGACATCCCCGAGTACGCCGCCCTGGAGCCCACGCAGCGCGAGACCATCCAGCGCCTGGCCCGCCCGCTGCGCGAGCACGCCCGCACCGCCGACCTGCTCGACCGCGACGCCATCTGGGAGGCCAAGCGGACGGCGCTGGGCATGCTGTTCGCGGTGCCGCGCCCGCCCGCGCGCGAGGCCGCCTTCCAGGCGTACCTGGAGCGCGAGGGCGCCTCGCTGGTGGAGTTCGCCACCTGGTGCGCGCTGGCCGAGGAGCACGGGCGCGACTACCGCGCCTGGCCGTTCGAGCTGCGCGACGTCCGCGCGCACGCCGTCGGCACCGAGGCGCTGCGCCGCTGGCCCGCCGTGGAGTTCCACCGGTGGCTCCAGTGGGTCCTCGACGAGCAGTTGGCGGCGGCGCAGGCGGGCGCCCGCGCGGCCGGCATGTCCATCGGGATCGTGCACGACCTCGCCATCGGCGTGCAGCCGGGCGGCGCCGACGCCTGGATGTTCGGCGACGCCATCGCGCCGGGCGTGAGCGTGGGCGCCCCGCCCGACGAGTTCAACCAGCAGGGCCAGGACTGGGGCCAGCCGCCGTGGCACCCGGTGCGGCTGGCCGAACTGGGCTACGACCCCTTCCGCCAGGTCCTCGGGCAGGTGCTGCGGCACGCCGGCGGCGTACGGATGGACCACATCATGGGGCTGTTCCGGCTGTGGTGGGTGCCCGAGGGGGCGTCCCCGGCGGAGGGCACCTACGTGCGCTACGACCACGAGGGCATGGTCGGCAGCCTGCTGCTGGCTGCCCAGGCCCACGGCGCCGCCGTCATCGGCGAGGACCTGGGCACGGTCGAGCCGTGGGTGCGCGACCACCTGGGCGAGCGCGGCGTGCTGGGCACCTCGGTGCTGTGGTTCGAGCGCCGCGACGACGGCAGCCCCCGCCGACCCGAGGAGTGGCGCGCCGACTGCCTGGCCACGGTCGCCACCCACGACCTGCCGCCGGTGGCCTCCTACTTGTCCGCCGAGCACGTCGAGCTGCGCGACCGGCTGGGACTGCTGAGCCGCCCGGCGGCCGACGAGCGCGCCGACGCCGAGGCGGCCGTGGCCGCCTGGCGCGACCGCCTGGTGGGCCTGGGACTGCTGGACCCCGGCGTGGACCCGCTTTCCGAGCCCGCGACGGTGGTGACGGCCCTGCACGCCTACCTCGCCCAGACCCCGGCCAGGCTGATCGGCGTGGCGCTGACGGACGTGGTCGGCGACCGCCGCATGCAGAACCAGCCGGGGACGAGCGACGCCTACCCCAACTGGCGCATCCCGCTGACCAGCGCCGAGGGCGAACCCGTCCTGCTGGACGAACTGATCGCCGACCCCCGCCTGGCCGAGACCGCCCGCCGCGTGCTCCGCCCTCTGACCGACCCCGCGTACAGAGGGCCGGGGGCGAGCACCGACGCGGAGGCGGGGAGGGGGCCGGGCGCGGGGACCGGAACCGAGGCGGGATCTGCGGCAGGGGCCGGGGCGGATTCCCGGTCGGGGGAGGCGGAGCCGGGGCTGCGGTTGAGTTCGGAGCTGGAGACCGGACTGGAGATGTAG
- a CDS encoding MFS transporter: MQPAQPDPPQEPTRPAEAAQAAPTGAARSVLDSYRRLFAIPHVPGLLFWSLFARVHIGGLPIAVTFLVAGWTGSYALSGLVAGGLTVGTALAGPIRGRMSDLRAKDRLLTSSALCYGAGLAVLALLPGALWWVALPLALATGLFLPPANQIARAIWPRVTSGPTRQTMYAAEATLQELLFIVGPLLAAAVVGLTNGRVGVAVMAVLSVVGALGFAWSLRRAGLAAPESPEAGTGAPAGPRRTLLLDPRILLILLMSMLMVAGLGGVDLTSVAWSRELGTPGYAGALMAVYAAGSAVGGLLAGTFPGRPRLARRAFAAAAGPLLLVPLLPPVFHLPSPWLITPVLFVAGLGIAPTIAAVTERVGEIAPAHRRGEAYGWLSSAITGGISVAAPLTGWLIDLGGAAAGAAGSAALAVAAALVAPALRHGAAGGPAAADPPAALDAPAVPGVPAVPDAGADAPTPPRSAVGDPPTGAPPPAEPTGRAE, encoded by the coding sequence ATGCAGCCAGCCCAGCCCGACCCGCCGCAGGAGCCGACGCGACCGGCAGAGGCGGCGCAGGCGGCGCCGACGGGCGCGGCGCGGTCCGTGCTCGACTCCTACCGCCGCCTCTTCGCGATCCCCCACGTTCCCGGCCTGCTCTTCTGGTCGCTGTTCGCGCGGGTGCACATCGGCGGCCTGCCGATCGCCGTCACGTTCCTGGTGGCCGGGTGGACCGGCTCCTACGCCCTCTCGGGGCTGGTGGCGGGCGGGCTGACGGTGGGCACGGCGCTGGCCGGGCCGATCCGGGGCCGCATGTCCGACCTCCGCGCCAAGGACCGGCTGCTCACGTCCTCGGCACTCTGCTACGGAGCGGGTCTGGCCGTGCTGGCGCTACTGCCGGGGGCGCTGTGGTGGGTCGCGCTGCCGCTGGCCCTGGCCACCGGCCTGTTCCTGCCCCCGGCCAACCAGATCGCCCGCGCCATCTGGCCGCGCGTCACCTCCGGCCCGACCCGCCAGACCATGTACGCGGCCGAGGCGACGCTGCAGGAGCTGCTGTTCATCGTCGGCCCCCTGCTGGCGGCGGCCGTCGTCGGCCTGACCAACGGGCGCGTCGGCGTGGCGGTCATGGCGGTGCTGTCGGTGGTGGGCGCCCTGGGGTTCGCCTGGTCGCTGCGCCGCGCCGGCCTGGCGGCGCCCGAGTCCCCCGAGGCCGGCACCGGCGCGCCCGCCGGTCCCCGGCGCACCCTGCTGCTGGACCCCCGGATTCTGCTGATCCTGCTGATGTCCATGCTGATGGTGGCCGGACTGGGCGGGGTGGACCTCACCTCGGTCGCCTGGTCCCGGGAACTGGGCACGCCCGGCTACGCCGGAGCGCTGATGGCGGTGTACGCGGCCGGCTCGGCCGTAGGCGGGCTGCTGGCGGGCACGTTCCCCGGCCGCCCCCGCCTGGCCCGGCGGGCGTTCGCCGCCGCGGCGGGCCCGCTGCTGCTGGTGCCGCTGCTGCCGCCGGTCTTCCACCTGCCCTCGCCGTGGCTGATCACGCCGGTGCTGTTCGTGGCCGGGCTGGGCATCGCGCCCACGATCGCCGCGGTCACCGAGCGGGTGGGCGAGATCGCGCCGGCGCACCGGCGCGGCGAGGCCTACGGCTGGCTGTCCTCGGCGATCACCGGCGGCATCTCGGTCGCGGCGCCGCTGACCGGCTGGCTGATCGACCTCGGGGGCGCGGCGGCCGGGGCCGCGGGCTCCGCGGCCTTGGCGGTGGCCGCGGCCCTGGTGGCGCCGGCCCTGCGCCACGGTGCCGCGGGCGGCCCGGCAGCCGCGGACCCCCCGGCGGCCCTGGACGCCCCCGCCGTACCGGGGGTCCCGGCCGTTCCGGACGCCGGAGCCGACGCGCCTACTCCGCCCAGATCGGCGGTTGGCGACCCGCCCACGGGCGCGCCGCCTCCAGCTGAGCCGACAGGGCGAGCAGAGTAG
- the ilvD gene encoding dihydroxy-acid dehydratase, protein MPALRSRTVTHGRNMAGARALMRASGVEREDFGKPIVAIANSFTQFVPGHVHLREVADVVAAAVREAGGVPREFNTIAVDDGIAMGHGGMLYSLPSRELIADAVEYMVNAHCADALVCVSNCDKITPGMLLAAMRLNIPTVFVSGGPMEAGKVTVVNGNATTVRKLDLIDSMIASADESVSQEELDAIEEAACPTCGSCSGMFTANSMNCLTEALGLALPGNGTVLATHVARKRLHEDAGRLVVDVARRYYDEDDSSVLPLSIATPAAFANAMALDIAMGGSTNTILHLLAAATEAGVKYGLPEIDELSRRVPCLCKVAPNSAKYHIEDVHRAGGIPALLGELARGGLLDTSVPTVHGATLGEYLAKWDIAADTCTDDARELFHAAPGGKRTTQAYSQDTRWESLDTDRAEGCIRDIEHAYTADGGLAVLYGNLAPDGAIVKTAGVNEELHTFTGPAKVFESQEDAVDGILNKSVQPGDVVVIRYEGPKGGPGMQEMLYPTSFLKGRGLGKACALVTDGRFSGGTSGLSIGHASPEAAQGGDIALVRDGDTVVIDIPNRVLRLDVADDELEARRAALLAELGGFRPRDRQRPVSAALRAYAAMATSASTGAARDVSQVER, encoded by the coding sequence ATGCCCGCGCTGCGCTCACGAACGGTCACCCACGGCAGGAACATGGCGGGCGCGCGCGCCCTTATGCGCGCCTCCGGTGTCGAACGCGAGGACTTCGGCAAGCCCATCGTGGCCATCGCCAACAGCTTCACCCAGTTCGTCCCCGGCCACGTCCACCTCCGCGAGGTCGCCGACGTGGTGGCCGCCGCCGTGCGCGAGGCCGGCGGGGTGCCGCGCGAGTTCAACACCATCGCGGTGGACGACGGCATCGCCATGGGACACGGCGGCATGCTGTACTCCCTGCCCAGCCGCGAGCTGATCGCCGACGCGGTGGAGTACATGGTCAACGCCCACTGCGCCGACGCGCTGGTGTGCGTCTCCAACTGCGACAAGATCACCCCGGGCATGCTGCTGGCCGCGATGCGGCTGAACATCCCCACGGTGTTCGTCTCGGGCGGGCCCATGGAGGCCGGCAAGGTCACCGTGGTCAACGGCAACGCCACCACGGTCCGCAAGCTCGACCTGATCGACTCCATGATCGCCTCGGCCGACGAGTCGGTCTCCCAGGAGGAACTGGACGCCATCGAGGAGGCCGCCTGCCCCACCTGCGGCTCCTGCTCGGGCATGTTCACCGCCAACTCGATGAACTGCCTGACCGAGGCCCTGGGCCTGGCGCTGCCGGGCAACGGCACGGTCCTGGCCACCCACGTGGCGCGCAAGCGGCTGCACGAGGACGCCGGCCGCCTGGTGGTCGACGTCGCCCGGCGCTACTACGACGAGGACGACTCCTCGGTCCTGCCGCTGTCGATCGCCACCCCCGCCGCGTTCGCCAACGCCATGGCGCTGGACATCGCCATGGGCGGGTCCACCAACACCATCCTGCACCTGCTGGCGGCGGCCACCGAGGCCGGCGTCAAGTACGGCCTGCCCGAGATCGACGAGCTGTCGCGCCGGGTGCCGTGCCTGTGCAAGGTCGCGCCCAACAGCGCCAAGTACCACATCGAGGACGTGCACCGGGCGGGCGGGATCCCCGCCCTGCTGGGCGAGCTGGCCCGCGGCGGCCTGCTGGACACCTCGGTGCCCACCGTCCACGGCGCCACGCTGGGCGAGTACCTCGCCAAGTGGGACATCGCCGCCGACACCTGCACCGACGACGCCCGCGAGCTGTTCCACGCGGCGCCCGGCGGCAAGCGCACCACCCAGGCCTACTCCCAGGACACCCGCTGGGAGTCCCTCGACACCGACCGCGCCGAGGGCTGCATCCGCGACATCGAGCACGCCTACACCGCCGACGGCGGCCTGGCGGTGCTCTACGGCAACCTCGCGCCCGACGGCGCCATCGTCAAGACCGCCGGCGTCAACGAGGAGCTGCACACCTTCACCGGCCCGGCCAAGGTGTTCGAGAGCCAGGAGGACGCCGTCGACGGCATCCTCAACAAGAGTGTGCAGCCCGGCGACGTGGTCGTCATCCGCTACGAGGGCCCCAAGGGCGGTCCCGGCATGCAGGAGATGCTCTACCCCACGAGCTTCCTCAAGGGCCGCGGCCTGGGCAAGGCGTGCGCGCTGGTCACCGACGGCCGGTTCTCCGGCGGGACCTCGGGGCTGAGCATCGGGCACGCCTCACCCGAGGCCGCCCAGGGCGGCGACATCGCGCTGGTGCGCGACGGCGACACCGTGGTGATCGACATCCCCAACCGGGTGCTGCGCCTGGACGTCGCCGACGACGAGCTTGAGGCCCGCCGCGCCGCCCTGCTGGCGGAGCTGGGCGGGTTCCGTCCGCGCGACCGGCAGCGGCCGGTGTCGGCGGCGCTGCGCGCCTACGCGGCCATGGCGACGTCGGCCTCCACCGGCGCGGCCCGCGACGTGTCGCAGGTGGAGCGCTAG
- a CDS encoding prolyl oligopeptidase family serine peptidase, with translation MPEPRYPAAERVHCREDLHGHVVDDPYRWLEDPRSPQTKEWSDAQDALFAAESERWSGREELGRRVQALLGAGTVGVPVWRGGRYLFMRRAPEQEHGVLYLAEPDGVERPLIDPVALDPTGGTTLDSWRPDHEGRLLAYQVSEGGDEESLLRVMDVATGEVVDGPIDRCRYSPVAWLPGGEAFYYVRRLAPGAVPEGEEQYHRRVYLHRVGTSPDEDVLVFGEGRDKTEYYGVGVSRDGRWLVLTATKGTSSRNDAWIADLAETGPGRPRFRVVQEGVDAEVAPHVGRDGRLYLVTDRDAPRGRLCVADPRTPGYEHWTTLVAAGPDAVFGGYAVLDGPELAEPRLLVSWRRHAVSEVSVHALADGRRTGAVEMPGIGSIGGLSARPEGGHEAWFRYSDSTTPGAVYRFDARTGEVALWASAPGAPEVPEVRTEQVTFTSRDGTPVRMLVVSPPGEVRPRPAILYGYGGFSISMTPDYSATALAWVRSGGVYAVANLRGGLEEGEEWHRGGMLGDKQNVFDDCVAAAEHLVATGRTTPGRLAVMGGSNGGLLVGAVITQRPDLFAAAVCSAPLLDMVRYERFGLGELWNVEYGSAEDPEALGWLLAYSPYHNVREGVRYPATLFTVFDNDTRVDPLHARKMCAAMQHATSAPVRERPVLLRREAEVGHSARSVSRTVRLSADQLAFLAHHTGLEVAKD, from the coding sequence ATGCCTGAACCTCGCTACCCCGCCGCCGAACGCGTGCACTGCCGGGAGGATCTGCACGGCCATGTGGTCGACGACCCCTACCGCTGGCTTGAGGACCCGCGCTCGCCCCAGACCAAGGAGTGGTCCGACGCCCAGGACGCGCTGTTCGCGGCGGAGTCGGAGCGGTGGAGCGGGCGCGAGGAGCTGGGCCGGCGGGTCCAGGCCCTGCTGGGCGCCGGCACGGTCGGGGTGCCGGTCTGGCGGGGCGGGCGGTACCTGTTCATGCGGCGCGCGCCCGAGCAGGAGCACGGTGTGCTCTACCTGGCCGAGCCGGACGGGGTGGAGCGCCCGCTGATCGACCCGGTGGCGCTCGACCCCACCGGCGGCACCACCCTGGACTCCTGGCGCCCCGACCACGAGGGGCGGCTGCTGGCCTACCAGGTGTCCGAGGGCGGCGACGAGGAGTCGCTGCTGCGGGTCATGGACGTCGCCACCGGCGAGGTCGTGGACGGCCCGATCGACCGGTGCCGCTACTCCCCCGTGGCCTGGCTGCCCGGCGGCGAGGCGTTCTACTACGTGCGCCGGCTGGCCCCGGGCGCGGTCCCCGAGGGCGAGGAGCAGTACCACCGGCGCGTCTACCTGCACCGGGTGGGCACCTCGCCCGACGAGGACGTGCTGGTGTTCGGCGAGGGCCGCGACAAGACCGAGTACTACGGGGTCGGGGTCAGCCGCGACGGCCGGTGGCTGGTGCTGACCGCCACCAAGGGCACCTCCTCGCGCAACGACGCCTGGATCGCCGACCTCGCCGAGACCGGGCCCGGGCGGCCCCGCTTCCGCGTCGTGCAGGAGGGCGTGGACGCCGAGGTCGCGCCGCACGTGGGGCGCGACGGCCGGCTGTACCTGGTGACCGACCGCGACGCGCCGCGCGGCCGGCTGTGCGTGGCCGACCCGCGCACGCCCGGCTACGAGCACTGGACCACGCTGGTGGCGGCCGGCCCCGACGCGGTGTTCGGCGGCTACGCGGTGCTGGACGGCCCGGAGCTCGCCGAGCCCCGGCTGCTGGTGTCGTGGCGGCGGCACGCCGTCAGCGAGGTCAGCGTGCACGCGCTTGCCGACGGCCGGCGCACGGGCGCGGTGGAGATGCCCGGCATCGGCTCGATCGGCGGGCTGTCGGCGCGTCCCGAGGGCGGGCACGAGGCGTGGTTCCGCTACAGCGACAGCACAACGCCGGGGGCGGTGTACCGCTTCGACGCCCGCACGGGCGAGGTGGCGCTGTGGGCCTCGGCGCCGGGCGCGCCGGAGGTGCCCGAGGTGCGCACCGAGCAGGTGACCTTCACCTCGCGCGACGGCACCCCGGTGCGCATGCTGGTGGTCTCGCCCCCCGGCGAGGTCCGGCCGCGCCCGGCCATCCTCTACGGCTACGGCGGGTTCTCGATCTCGATGACCCCCGACTACTCCGCGACCGCGCTGGCCTGGGTGCGCTCGGGCGGCGTCTACGCGGTGGCCAACCTGCGCGGCGGCCTGGAGGAGGGCGAGGAGTGGCATCGGGGCGGGATGCTGGGCGACAAGCAGAACGTGTTCGACGACTGCGTCGCGGCGGCCGAGCACCTGGTGGCCACCGGCCGCACCACGCCCGGGCGGTTGGCGGTGATGGGCGGCAGCAACGGCGGCCTGCTGGTGGGTGCGGTGATCACGCAGCGCCCCGACCTGTTCGCGGCGGCGGTGTGCTCGGCGCCGCTGCTGGACATGGTGCGCTACGAGCGGTTCGGGCTGGGCGAGCTGTGGAACGTGGAGTACGGCAGCGCCGAGGACCCCGAGGCGCTGGGGTGGCTGCTGGCGTACTCGCCCTACCACAACGTGCGTGAGGGCGTGCGCTACCCGGCGACGCTGTTCACGGTCTTCGACAACGACACCCGGGTCGACCCGCTGCACGCCCGCAAGATGTGCGCGGCCATGCAGCACGCCACGTCGGCGCCCGTTCGGGAGCGCCCCGTCCTGC
- a CDS encoding FmdB family zinc ribbon protein encodes MPRYDYRCRECGDTFELSRPMAESDAPAVCPGGHDDTVKLLSTVAVGGVAAAPAPAGGGCCGGGCCG; translated from the coding sequence ATGCCTCGTTACGACTACCGGTGCCGCGAATGCGGCGACACCTTCGAGCTGTCGCGTCCCATGGCGGAGTCCGACGCCCCGGCGGTCTGCCCCGGCGGCCACGACGACACCGTCAAACTGCTGTCGACCGTGGCCGTGGGCGGCGTGGCCGCCGCGCCCGCACCCGCCGGGGGCGGCTGCTGCGGCGGGGGCTGCTGCGGCTGA
- a CDS encoding nuclease-related domain-containing protein, with protein MLIRGAVAVAVGVAAGLLTADWRIGATLGIGTLVAFVVHASRRYSEVPRWRRPNAAQRRTEAQLRLMKRLGYRVLHARGIPGGNGQIDHFVVGRRGAFAIDSESWDKRLPLRNKLEKLYHGKFSKNERIDEALEEARTAQKLISERLGREIDIRASLAIYGPSMPWDSHNLRGVDVITGTKVRKWLRSGKSQNLSEKEIEEIYKAAEEVLPARY; from the coding sequence ATGCTCATCCGCGGGGCGGTCGCCGTCGCGGTGGGCGTGGCCGCCGGCCTCCTCACAGCCGACTGGCGCATCGGCGCCACCCTGGGCATCGGCACGCTCGTCGCCTTCGTGGTCCACGCCTCGCGCCGCTACTCCGAGGTTCCGCGCTGGCGCCGGCCCAACGCCGCCCAGCGCCGCACCGAGGCCCAGCTGCGCCTGATGAAGCGGCTGGGCTACCGCGTGCTGCACGCGCGCGGGATCCCCGGCGGCAACGGCCAGATCGACCACTTCGTGGTCGGCCGGCGCGGCGCGTTCGCCATCGACTCCGAGTCGTGGGACAAGCGGCTCCCGCTGCGCAACAAGCTGGAGAAGCTCTACCACGGCAAGTTCTCCAAGAACGAGCGCATCGACGAGGCGCTTGAGGAGGCCCGCACCGCCCAGAAGCTGATCAGCGAGCGCCTCGGCCGCGAGATCGACATCCGGGCGTCGCTGGCCATCTACGGCCCGAGCATGCCCTGGGACAGCCACAACCTGCGCGGTGTCGACGTGATCACCGGCACCAAGGTCCGCAAGTGGCTGCGCAGCGGCAAGTCCCAGAACCTCAGCGAGAAGGAGATCGAGGAGATCTACAAGGCGGCCGAGGAGGTGCTGCCCGCCCGGTACTAA
- a CDS encoding HNH endonuclease, giving the protein MLLLNASYEPLTTLPMRRAILLVLREKAEVVHGDSAGKALHSATTALSVPSVIRLRRYIRVPYRRRVPLTRVALMRRDGNRCAYCGKRAETIDHVIPRSRGGGHVWENVVASCKTCNHRKADRLLDELGWTLNVTPTVPRGLHWRLINGESHGDPQWAPYMARVAA; this is encoded by the coding sequence GTGCTGCTGCTCAACGCCAGTTACGAGCCGCTGACCACGCTGCCCATGCGCCGCGCGATCCTGCTCGTGCTGCGCGAGAAGGCCGAGGTCGTGCACGGCGACTCCGCCGGCAAGGCCCTGCACTCCGCAACCACCGCGCTCTCGGTGCCGTCGGTGATCCGGCTCCGGCGCTACATCAGAGTGCCCTACCGGCGCCGGGTGCCGCTGACACGGGTGGCACTGATGCGCCGCGACGGCAACCGCTGCGCCTACTGCGGGAAGCGGGCCGAGACCATCGACCATGTTATCCCGCGCAGCCGGGGCGGCGGACACGTCTGGGAGAACGTCGTGGCCTCCTGCAAGACGTGCAACCACCGCAAGGCCGACCGCCTGCTCGACGAGCTGGGCTGGACGCTGAACGTCACCCCGACCGTTCCGCGCGGCCTGCACTGGCGGCTCATCAACGGTGAGAGCCACGGCGACCCCCAGTGGGCGCCCTACATGGCACGGGTGGCGGCCTAG
- a CDS encoding amidase, which translates to MAEIHDLTAVQQAEAVRRREVSPVEITEHYLDRIARLDHQVGAFITVAADTAREQARAAEREALSATPGEPPPLLGVPVPVKDLEPVAGLRHTSGSAVHADRVAGTDCDVVAELRAAGAVITGKTNTPEFGLPCHTENDIAPPARTPWDLTRSAGGSSGGAAAAVAAGFAPVAHAGDGGGSIRIPASACGLFGLKPTRGRVTSGPLKPDYIGLSTSGPIARTVADAALILDIISVNRPGDYYTAPALPAGETFLGYALRDPGRLRIARFGTAPVPGLRIDPEVAAAHEAATKLLIDLGHDVEDIDAPYGADTVEDFSLVWAAMAAANPVRPEDEHRLRPLTRWLRQRAADSSIAAYMGATARLQGAMRTALQRMLPYDAVLTPTLALPPVPVGHFGADPEEEFRRMTAFTPFTSLFNITGQPSVSVPLHWSAEGLPIGAMLSGRPGGEPTLLALSAQLEAARPWAGRQPPIWAE; encoded by the coding sequence ATGGCCGAGATTCACGACCTCACCGCGGTCCAGCAGGCTGAGGCCGTCCGGCGCCGCGAGGTGTCCCCCGTCGAGATCACCGAGCACTACCTCGACCGCATCGCGCGCCTGGACCACCAGGTCGGCGCCTTCATCACCGTCGCCGCCGACACCGCCCGCGAGCAGGCCCGCGCCGCCGAGCGCGAGGCGCTCTCGGCCACCCCGGGCGAGCCCCCGCCGCTCCTGGGCGTGCCCGTGCCCGTCAAGGACCTCGAACCCGTGGCCGGGCTGCGCCACACCTCCGGCTCGGCCGTCCACGCCGACCGCGTCGCCGGCACCGACTGCGACGTGGTGGCCGAGCTGCGCGCGGCCGGAGCGGTGATCACCGGCAAGACCAACACCCCCGAGTTCGGGCTGCCCTGCCACACCGAGAACGACATCGCCCCGCCGGCCCGCACCCCCTGGGACCTCACCCGCTCGGCCGGCGGCTCCAGCGGCGGCGCCGCGGCGGCGGTGGCCGCCGGGTTCGCGCCGGTGGCCCACGCCGGCGACGGCGGCGGCTCCATCCGGATCCCGGCGAGCGCCTGCGGGCTGTTCGGCCTCAAGCCCACGCGCGGCCGGGTGACCTCCGGGCCGCTCAAGCCCGACTACATCGGACTGTCCACCTCCGGGCCCATCGCCCGCACGGTCGCCGACGCCGCGCTCATCCTCGACATCATCTCCGTCAACCGCCCCGGCGACTACTACACCGCTCCCGCGCTGCCCGCCGGCGAGACCTTCCTGGGCTACGCGCTGCGCGACCCCGGCCGCCTGCGCATCGCCCGGTTCGGCACCGCGCCGGTGCCCGGCCTGCGGATCGACCCCGAGGTCGCGGCCGCCCACGAGGCCGCCACCAAGCTGCTCATCGACCTCGGCCACGACGTCGAGGACATCGACGCCCCCTACGGCGCCGACACCGTCGAGGACTTCAGCCTGGTGTGGGCGGCCATGGCGGCGGCCAACCCGGTGCGGCCCGAGGACGAGCACCGGCTGCGCCCGCTCACCCGGTGGCTGCGGCAGCGCGCCGCCGACTCCTCGATCGCGGCCTACATGGGCGCCACGGCCCGGCTCCAGGGCGCCATGCGGACGGCGCTGCAGCGGATGCTGCCCTACGACGCCGTGCTCACCCCCACCCTGGCACTGCCGCCGGTGCCGGTGGGCCACTTCGGCGCCGACCCGGAGGAGGAGTTCCGGCGGATGACCGCGTTCACGCCGTTCACCTCGCTGTTCAACATCACCGGCCAGCCCTCGGTCAGCGTGCCGCTGCACTGGAGCGCCGAGGGCCTGCCCATCGGCGCCATGCTCAGCGGCCGGCCGGGCGGCGAGCCTACTCTGCTCGCCCTGTCGGCTCAGCTGGAGGCGGCGCGCCCGTGGGCGGGTCGCCAACCGCCGATCTGGGCGGAGTAG